A genomic window from Manduca sexta isolate Smith_Timp_Sample1 chromosome 5, JHU_Msex_v1.0, whole genome shotgun sequence includes:
- the LOC115446252 gene encoding esterase FE4 isoform X1 — translation MIQLLVLLVMAAASDAHRQHGGAPSTDGPLTTSPSGTFRGSWMTTRKGQRIEAYRGVRYAEPPVGELRFKPPRLITQYKDVVDATQEGPACPQPVQNDYPVDEDCLRLNVYTHGHKGKLLPVIMYMHAGGFYSVSGRSDVAGPDYLLDRDVVLVTINYRLGSLGFLSTGDKQAPGNNGFKDQVMAMRWIQRNIAAFGGDPNLVTITGYSAGSFSVFLHMVSPMSKGLFHRAISMSGSPVSQIVIPEHQRHLAERQARLLGVSTDSSKAIVDGLKTKTAKELGDSLLGMFEFDYDPVLLWVPVVEKDFGQERFLTMQPLDAIRQGKMHQVPYIISQTKDEFFWKAFNVLRNETLLKTMNEEWYRIAPISFYLSPNTARHAADRLKEAYLGGKELVNDTKTADGLGKLYSDAIIGFGVHRLVNLMARYSPKPVYYYKFSYIGDQSHYVDPDTKKPVGAAHHDDLIYLFGVTASFSLIAPSDSEDSKLVDKMTAIWYNFARYGDPNPKGDTPEISALSWPVIKPDSRKYLRIEKDFSVHANLFEDRFKVWEELYPLPN, via the exons ATGATACAGTTGTTAGTATTGCTAGTAATGGCGGCGGCGTCGGACGCGCATCGCCAACATGGCGGAG CGCCATCTACTGACGGGCCGCTAACAACGTCGCCGTCGGGCACTTTCCGAGGATCATGGATGACCACGCGCAAGGGGCAGCGCATAGAGGCCTACAGGGGCGTGAGGTACGCTGAACCGCCCGTGGGAGAGCTTAGGTTTAAG CCACCGCGACTGATCACACAGTACAAAGATGTAGTAGACGCGACGCAGGAGGGACCTGCATGCCCTCAACCGGTACAGAATGACTACCCTGTCGACGAGGACTGTTTGAGGCTGAACGTGTACACACACGGGCATAAGGG CAAACTCCTGCCAGTGATAATGTACATGCACGCGGGCGGGTTCTACTCGGTGTCGGGCCGCAGCGACGTGGCCGGCCCGGACTACCTCCTGGATAGAGACGTGGTGCTCGTGACCATCAACTACAGACTCGGCTCTCTTG GATTCTTGAGTACGGGGGACAAACAAGCGCCAGGCAACAATGGTTTCAAGGACCAGGTGATGGCGATGCGCTGGATACAGAGGAACATCGCCGCATTCGGAGGCGATCCCAACCTGGTCACCATCACTGGGTACAGTGCTGGCTCCTTCAGCGTGTTCCTTCACATGGTCTCACCCATGTCTAAAG GTCTGTTCCACCGCGCGATATCCATGAGCGGGTCCCCGGTGTCGCAGATCGTGATCCCTGAGCACCAGCGCCACCTCGCGGAGAGACAAGCGCGTCTGCTCGGAGTCTCCACCGACTCCTCCAAAGCTATTGTCGACGGACTGAAAACTAAGACTGCTAAGGAACTTGGAGACTCGCTGCTTGGCATGTTT GAGTTTGACTACGACCCCGTCCTCCTCTGGGTGCCGGTAGTGGAAAAGGATTTCGGTCAGGAGCGGTTCCTTACTATGCAGCCGCTTGACGCCATCCGCCAGGGGAAGATGCACCAAGTCCCCTATATCATCAGCCAGACTAAGGACGAGTTCTTTTGGAAAGCATTCA atgTTCTCCGAAACGAAACGCTTCTCAAAACCATGAACGAGGAATGGTACCGCATCGCTCCGATCTCTTTCTATCTGAGCCCCAACACAGCGAGGCACGCGGCTGACCGACTTAAGGAAGCTTATCTAGGTGGGAAGGAACTGGTGAATGACACCAAGACTGCAGACGGCCTTGGGAAGCTGTATAGTGATGCCATCATTGGATTTGGGGTTCATAG ATTGGTGAATCTGATGGCCCGCTATTCTCCCAAGCCTGTGTATTACTACAAGTTCAGCTACATCGGCGATCAAAGCCATTATGTAGATCCCGACACCAAGAAACCAGTCG GAGCGGCGCACCACGACGACCTGATCTACCTATTCGGAGTGACCGCGTCGTTCTCTCTCATCGCGCCCTCCGACAGCGAAGACTCCAAGCTGGTTGACAAGATGACCGCCATTTGGTACAATTTCGCACGCTACGG AGACCCGAACCCCAAGGGCGACACTCCAGAGATCTCAGCCCTCTCGTGGCCAGTTATAAAGCCTGACTCCAGGAAATATCTTCGTATTGAAAAAGACTTTTCGGTACACGCAAATCTGTTCGAAGATCGGTTCAAAGTTTGGGAAGAACTTTACCCGCTACCGAATTAA
- the LOC119191009 gene encoding esterase E4-like isoform X2, translated as MWSQIVLVTVALVAVRAGCDKAPAVAPTQKPDDGPVTTSPSGTFRGSWMSTRRGRQFQAYRGIRYAEPPIGQLRFQPPKDMVRYKDVVDASKEGPACPLPIQWSGPEYYVDEDCLTINVYTPSNKVDKPLPVIFFIHAGGFYSMTGRSDLAGPHYLLDRDVVFVAINYRLASLGFLSAGDKYAPGNNGFKDQVSALRWVQRNIAAFGGDPNLVTITGCSAGSISVMLHMISPMSKGLFHRGISMSASPVSKAPTPKHQFHLAKQQAEILNCPTNSTKAILDCLNTKTWRELGNSLTGFFDSAGDPIGLWGAVVEQDFGQERFLTMQPLDAIRQGKMHTVPYIISQTKHEFFWKAYSILQNQTLTDRMNSQFEQAAPFSFLLPEENIQTVAKTLKEKYLQNKPLVNDEASAKNLGTLYGDSVVGFGVHRLANLMCLHSKHPVYYYQFSYIGNNSHYQDPKTGKPLGAAHHDDMIYVFSLSYQFPLIEPSSPTPHKVDELTAIWYNFARYGDPNPRPDTPELGSLSWPVMKPDQRKYLDFGDKLTIQENMSEDRFKIWEELYPIIY; from the exons ATGTGGTCGCAAATAGTGTTGGTCACCGTGGCGCTGGTCGCTGTACGCGCAGGATGTGACAAGGCGCCTGCAG TGGCACCGACCCAAAAACCTGACGATGGCCCAGTGACGACGTCTCCTTCGGGCACTTTCCGAGGGTCGTGGATGAGCACCCGGCGCGGCAGACAGTTCCAGGCGTACCGTGGGATCAGGTACGCGGAGCCGCCCATTGGACAGCTAAGATTCCAG CCTCCAAAAGACATGGTGCGTTATAAAGATGTGGTGGACGCGAGTAAGGAAGGCCCAGCGTGTCCCCTGCCCATCCAGTGGTCCGGGCCAGAGTACTACGTCGATGAGGACTGCCTAACCATAAATGTGTACACGCCTAGTAACAAAGT agATAAGCCCCTGCCGGTGATCTTCTTCATCCACGCCGGTGGTTTCTACTCGATGACGGGCCGCAGTGACTTAGCCGGTCCCCACTACCTATTGGACAGGGACGTCGTGTTCGTCGCCATCAATTATCGACTTGCTTCTTTAG GTTTCCTTAGTGCTGGTGATAAATACGCGCCAGGCAACAACGGCTTCAAAGACCAGGTGTCCGCGCTCCGATGGGTGCAGAGGAACATCGCAGCGTTTGGAGGCGACCCCAACCTCGTCACTATCACTGGCTGCAGCGCTGGCTCCATCAGTGTCATGCTGCATATGATATCACCCATGTCTAAAG gtCTCTTCCACAGGGGTATATCAATGAGTGCCTCTCCAGTCTCCAAGGCGCCTACACCCAAACATCAGTTCCATCTTGCCAAACAACAGGCTGAGATTCTCAACTGCCCCACTAATAGCACTAAAGCTATCTTAGACTGCCTGAACACTAAGACTTGGAGGGAACTTGGAAACTCACTCACAGGGTTCTTT GACAGCGCCGGAGACCCTATTGGTCTGTGGGGCGCGGTGGTGGAGCAGGATTTCGGTCAGGAGCGGTTCCTTACCATGCAGCCGCTGGACGCCATCCGCCAGGGGAAGATGCACACTGTCCCCTACATCATCAGCCAGACCAAGCACGAGTTCTTTTGGAAAGCGTACT CCATCCTGCAGAACCAAACCCTGACCGACAGAATGAACTCGCAATTCGAGCAAGCTGCTCCATTCTCTTTCCTACTGCCAGAGGAAAACATCCAGACGGTCGCGAAGACATTAAAGGAGAAGTACCTCCAGAACAAACCGCTGGTCAACGATGAAGCCAGCGCTAAAAACCTCGGGACACTGTATGGAGACTCTGTTGTTGGATTTGGGGTGCACAG ATTGGCAAACCTGATGTGCCTCCATTCAAAGCACCCTGTGTACTACTACCAGTTCAGCTACATTGGCAACAACAGCCACTACCAGGACCCGAAGACTGGAAAACCGTTAG GTGCTGCTCACCACGACGACATGATCTACGTGTTCTCTCTCAGCTACCAATTCCCTCTGATTGAGCCCTCCAGCCCCACTCCTCACAAGGTGGACGAGTTGACTGCCATCTGGTACAACTTCGCCAGATACGG GGACCCTAACCCGCGACCTGACACGCCCGAGCTGGGCTCATTATCCTGGCCGGTCATGAAGCCTGACCAGAGGAAGTATTTGGACTTTGGAGACAAGCTGACGATCCAGGAGAACATGTCTGAAGACCGATTTAAAATATGGGAGGAACTTTATCCCATCATAtattaa
- the LOC115446252 gene encoding esterase FE4 isoform X2, whose product MIQLLVLLVMAAASDAHRQHGGAPSTDGPLTTSPSGTFRGSWMTTRKGQRIEAYRGVRYAEPPVGELRFKPPRLITQYKDVVDATQEGPACPQPVQNDYPVDEDCLRLNVYTHGHKGKLLPVIMYMHAGGFYSVSGRSDVAGPDYLLDRDVVLVTINYRLGSLGFLSTGDKQAPGNNGFKDQVMAMRWIQRNIAAFGGDPNLVTITGYSAGSFSVFLHMVSPMSKGLFHRAISMSGSPVSQIVIPEHQRHLAERQARLLGVSTDSSKAIVDGLKTKTAKELGDSLLGMFEFRYDPVLLWIPVVEKDFGQERFLTMQPLDAIRLGKMHAVPYIISQTRDEFFKKAFYVLRNETLLKTMNEEWYRIAPISFYLSPNTARHAADRLKEAYLGGKELVNDTKTADGLGKLYSDAIIGFGVHRLVNLMARYSPKPVYYYKFSYIGDQSHYVDPDTKKPVGAAHHDDLIYLFGVTASFSLIAPSDSEDSKLVDKMTAIWYNFARYGDPNPKGDTPEISALSWPVIKPDSRKYLRIEKDFSVHANLFEDRFKVWEELYPLPN is encoded by the exons ATGATACAGTTGTTAGTATTGCTAGTAATGGCGGCGGCGTCGGACGCGCATCGCCAACATGGCGGAG CGCCATCTACTGACGGGCCGCTAACAACGTCGCCGTCGGGCACTTTCCGAGGATCATGGATGACCACGCGCAAGGGGCAGCGCATAGAGGCCTACAGGGGCGTGAGGTACGCTGAACCGCCCGTGGGAGAGCTTAGGTTTAAG CCACCGCGACTGATCACACAGTACAAAGATGTAGTAGACGCGACGCAGGAGGGACCTGCATGCCCTCAACCGGTACAGAATGACTACCCTGTCGACGAGGACTGTTTGAGGCTGAACGTGTACACACACGGGCATAAGGG CAAACTCCTGCCAGTGATAATGTACATGCACGCGGGCGGGTTCTACTCGGTGTCGGGCCGCAGCGACGTGGCCGGCCCGGACTACCTCCTGGATAGAGACGTGGTGCTCGTGACCATCAACTACAGACTCGGCTCTCTTG GATTCTTGAGTACGGGGGACAAACAAGCGCCAGGCAACAATGGTTTCAAGGACCAGGTGATGGCGATGCGCTGGATACAGAGGAACATCGCCGCATTCGGAGGCGATCCCAACCTGGTCACCATCACTGGGTACAGTGCTGGCTCCTTCAGCGTGTTCCTTCACATGGTCTCACCCATGTCTAAAG GTCTGTTCCACCGCGCGATATCCATGAGCGGGTCCCCGGTGTCGCAGATCGTGATCCCTGAGCACCAGCGCCACCTCGCGGAGAGACAAGCGCGTCTGCTCGGAGTCTCCACCGACTCCTCCAAAGCTATTGTCGACGGACTGAAAACTAAGACTGCTAAGGAACTTGGAGACTCGCTGCTTGGCATGTTT GAGTTTCGCTACGATCCTGTGCTGTTATGGATCCCAGTGGTGGAGAAGGATTTTGGGCAGGAACGGTTCTTGACCATGCAGCCGTTGGATGCTATCCGCCTGGGGAAGATGCATGCTGTTCCTTATATCATTAGCCAAACTAGGGATGAGTTCTTCAAGAAGGCTTTTT atgTTCTCCGAAACGAAACGCTTCTCAAAACCATGAACGAGGAATGGTACCGCATCGCTCCGATCTCTTTCTATCTGAGCCCCAACACAGCGAGGCACGCGGCTGACCGACTTAAGGAAGCTTATCTAGGTGGGAAGGAACTGGTGAATGACACCAAGACTGCAGACGGCCTTGGGAAGCTGTATAGTGATGCCATCATTGGATTTGGGGTTCATAG ATTGGTGAATCTGATGGCCCGCTATTCTCCCAAGCCTGTGTATTACTACAAGTTCAGCTACATCGGCGATCAAAGCCATTATGTAGATCCCGACACCAAGAAACCAGTCG GAGCGGCGCACCACGACGACCTGATCTACCTATTCGGAGTGACCGCGTCGTTCTCTCTCATCGCGCCCTCCGACAGCGAAGACTCCAAGCTGGTTGACAAGATGACCGCCATTTGGTACAATTTCGCACGCTACGG AGACCCGAACCCCAAGGGCGACACTCCAGAGATCTCAGCCCTCTCGTGGCCAGTTATAAAGCCTGACTCCAGGAAATATCTTCGTATTGAAAAAGACTTTTCGGTACACGCAAATCTGTTCGAAGATCGGTTCAAAGTTTGGGAAGAACTTTACCCGCTACCGAATTAA
- the LOC119191009 gene encoding esterase E4-like isoform X1 has protein sequence MWSQIVLVTVALVAVRAGCDKAPADFFEAFLPACFVPHASVRSLDGMVGRPVRSLRSSPLVQCPERESNRGRLGAKPIHVAPTQKPDDGPVTTSPSGTFRGSWMSTRRGRQFQAYRGIRYAEPPIGQLRFQPPKDMVRYKDVVDASKEGPACPLPIQWSGPEYYVDEDCLTINVYTPSNKVDKPLPVIFFIHAGGFYSMTGRSDLAGPHYLLDRDVVFVAINYRLASLGFLSAGDKYAPGNNGFKDQVSALRWVQRNIAAFGGDPNLVTITGCSAGSISVMLHMISPMSKGLFHRGISMSASPVSKAPTPKHQFHLAKQQAEILNCPTNSTKAILDCLNTKTWRELGNSLTGFFDSAGDPIGLWGAVVEQDFGQERFLTMQPLDAIRQGKMHTVPYIISQTKHEFFWKAYSILQNQTLTDRMNSQFEQAAPFSFLLPEENIQTVAKTLKEKYLQNKPLVNDEASAKNLGTLYGDSVVGFGVHRLANLMCLHSKHPVYYYQFSYIGNNSHYQDPKTGKPLGAAHHDDMIYVFSLSYQFPLIEPSSPTPHKVDELTAIWYNFARYGDPNPRPDTPELGSLSWPVMKPDQRKYLDFGDKLTIQENMSEDRFKIWEELYPIIY, from the exons ATGTGGTCGCAAATAGTGTTGGTCACCGTGGCGCTGGTCGCTGTACGCGCAGGATGTGACAAGGCGCCTGCAG ATTTTTTTGAGGCCTTTTTACCTGCTTGCTTTGTGCCTCATGCAAGCGTGAGGTCTCTTGACGGCATGGTCGGTCGCCCCGTTCGCAGTCTCCGAAGCTCGCCTCTGGTTCAATGTCCCGAAAGGGAATCGAATAGAGGTCGTCTCGGTGCAAAGCCCATACACG TGGCACCGACCCAAAAACCTGACGATGGCCCAGTGACGACGTCTCCTTCGGGCACTTTCCGAGGGTCGTGGATGAGCACCCGGCGCGGCAGACAGTTCCAGGCGTACCGTGGGATCAGGTACGCGGAGCCGCCCATTGGACAGCTAAGATTCCAG CCTCCAAAAGACATGGTGCGTTATAAAGATGTGGTGGACGCGAGTAAGGAAGGCCCAGCGTGTCCCCTGCCCATCCAGTGGTCCGGGCCAGAGTACTACGTCGATGAGGACTGCCTAACCATAAATGTGTACACGCCTAGTAACAAAGT agATAAGCCCCTGCCGGTGATCTTCTTCATCCACGCCGGTGGTTTCTACTCGATGACGGGCCGCAGTGACTTAGCCGGTCCCCACTACCTATTGGACAGGGACGTCGTGTTCGTCGCCATCAATTATCGACTTGCTTCTTTAG GTTTCCTTAGTGCTGGTGATAAATACGCGCCAGGCAACAACGGCTTCAAAGACCAGGTGTCCGCGCTCCGATGGGTGCAGAGGAACATCGCAGCGTTTGGAGGCGACCCCAACCTCGTCACTATCACTGGCTGCAGCGCTGGCTCCATCAGTGTCATGCTGCATATGATATCACCCATGTCTAAAG gtCTCTTCCACAGGGGTATATCAATGAGTGCCTCTCCAGTCTCCAAGGCGCCTACACCCAAACATCAGTTCCATCTTGCCAAACAACAGGCTGAGATTCTCAACTGCCCCACTAATAGCACTAAAGCTATCTTAGACTGCCTGAACACTAAGACTTGGAGGGAACTTGGAAACTCACTCACAGGGTTCTTT GACAGCGCCGGAGACCCTATTGGTCTGTGGGGCGCGGTGGTGGAGCAGGATTTCGGTCAGGAGCGGTTCCTTACCATGCAGCCGCTGGACGCCATCCGCCAGGGGAAGATGCACACTGTCCCCTACATCATCAGCCAGACCAAGCACGAGTTCTTTTGGAAAGCGTACT CCATCCTGCAGAACCAAACCCTGACCGACAGAATGAACTCGCAATTCGAGCAAGCTGCTCCATTCTCTTTCCTACTGCCAGAGGAAAACATCCAGACGGTCGCGAAGACATTAAAGGAGAAGTACCTCCAGAACAAACCGCTGGTCAACGATGAAGCCAGCGCTAAAAACCTCGGGACACTGTATGGAGACTCTGTTGTTGGATTTGGGGTGCACAG ATTGGCAAACCTGATGTGCCTCCATTCAAAGCACCCTGTGTACTACTACCAGTTCAGCTACATTGGCAACAACAGCCACTACCAGGACCCGAAGACTGGAAAACCGTTAG GTGCTGCTCACCACGACGACATGATCTACGTGTTCTCTCTCAGCTACCAATTCCCTCTGATTGAGCCCTCCAGCCCCACTCCTCACAAGGTGGACGAGTTGACTGCCATCTGGTACAACTTCGCCAGATACGG GGACCCTAACCCGCGACCTGACACGCCCGAGCTGGGCTCATTATCCTGGCCGGTCATGAAGCCTGACCAGAGGAAGTATTTGGACTTTGGAGACAAGCTGACGATCCAGGAGAACATGTCTGAAGACCGATTTAAAATATGGGAGGAACTTTATCCCATCATAtattaa